From the genome of Gorilla gorilla gorilla isolate KB3781 chromosome 4, NHGRI_mGorGor1-v2.1_pri, whole genome shotgun sequence, one region includes:
- the GPR151 gene encoding G-protein coupled receptor 151, with protein MLAAAFADSNSSSMNVSFAHLHFAGGYLPSDSQDWRTIIPALLVAVCLVGFVGNLCVIGILLHNAWKGKPSMIHSLILNLSLADLSLLLFSAPIRATAYSKSVWDLGWFVCKSSDWFIHTCMAAKSLTIVVVAKVCFMYASDPAKQVSIHNYTVWSVLVAIWTVASLLPLPEWFFSTIRHHEGVEMCLVDVPAVAEEFMSMFGKLYPLLAFGLPLLFASFYFWRAYDQCKKRGTKTQNLRNQIRSKQVTVMLLSIAITSALLWLPEWVAWLWVWHLKAAGPAPPQGFIALSQVLMFSISSANPLIFLVMSEEFREGLKGVWKWMITKKPPTVSESQETPAGNSEGLPDKVPSPESPASIPEKEKPSSPSSGKGKTEKAEIPILPDVEQFWHERDTVPSVQDNDPIPWEHEDQETGEGVK; from the coding sequence ATGCTGGCAGCTGCCTTTGCAGACTCTAACTCCAGCAGCATGAATGTGTCCTTTGCTCACCTCCACTTTGCCGGAGGGTACCTGCCCTCTGATTCCCAGGACTGGAGAACCATCATCCCGGCTCTCTTGGTGGCTGTCTGCCTGGTGGGCTTCGTGGGAAACCTGTGTGTGATTGGCATCCTCCTTCACAATGCTTGGAAAGGAAAGCCATCCATGATCCACTCCCTGATTCTGAATCTCAGCCTGGCTGATCTCTCCCTCCTGCTGTTTTCTGCACCTATCCGAGCTACGGCATACTCCAAAAGTGTTTGGGATCTAGGCTGGTTTGTCTGCAAGTCCTCTGACTGGTTTATCCACACATGCATGGCAGCCAAGAGCCTGACAATCGTTGTGGTGGCCAAAGTATGCTTCATGTATGCAAGTGACCCAGCCAAGCAAGTGAGTATCCACAACTACACCGTCTGGTCAGTGCTGGTGGCCATCTGGACTGTGGCTAGCCTGTTACCCCTGCCGGAATGGTTCTTTAGCACCATCAGGCATCATGAAGGTGTGGAAATGTGCCTCGTGGATGTACCAGCTGTGGCTGAAGAGTTTATGTCGATGTTTGGTAAGCTCTACCCACTCCTGGCATTTGGCCTTCCATTACTTTTTGCCAGCTTTTATTTCTGGAGAGCTTATGACCAATGTAAAAAACGAGGAACTAAGACTCAAAATCTTAGAAACCAGATACGCTCAAAGCAAGTCACAGTGATGCTGCTGAGCATTGCCATCACCTCTGCTCTCCTGTGGCTCCCCGAATGGGTAGCTTGGCTGTGGGTATGGCATCTGAAGGCTGCAGGCCCGGCCCCACCACAAGGTTTCATAGCCCTGTCTCAAGTCTTGATGTTTTCCATCTCTTCAGCAAATCCTCTCATTTTTCTTGTGATGTCGGAAGAGTTCAGGGAAGGCTTGAAAGGTGTATGGAAATGGATGATAACCAAAAAACCTCCAACTGTCTCAGAGTCTCAGGAAACACCAGCTGGCAACTCAGAGGGTCTTCCTGACAAGGTTCCATCTCCAGAATCCCCAGCATCCATACCAGAAAAAGAGAAACCCAGCTCTCCCTCCTCTGGCAAAGGGAAAACTGAGAAGGCAGAGATTCCCATCCTTCCTGATGTAGAGCAGTTTTGGCATGAGAGGGACACAGTCCCTTCTGTACAGGACAATGACCCTATCCCCTGGGAACATGAAGATCAAGAGACAGGGGAAGGTGTTAAATAG